The DNA region caaattagtacaaaaagttttaagttaGCACATATCATATAAAAAATTTGATTGGGGTTTCAAATTAGTACATTCTGTCAAATAACACTAACACCGttaactttttcttatttttcatccTTCACTCCACTCCAAATTATTTCTTAGTACTATTTTTTCATCATATTTGCATGATACTCCTGAAAATAAAAATcgtgattttatttattgactAGGCTGTTGCTTGAAACTTTTGTTGTACAATGTTCTATAAACCTATTGATGTTTTAGATTAATAAGACATAGTTTATGATATTTGTTTGTGCCTTTGTGTTCAATTTGGAACATTTATTTGTTGATTCTGTAATTTCTTTTATTGTACATAAGCTGAAGTGAGATCACCTTGATTGCATGTGAGGCGGTCAGCGCTCTCACTATGAGAGTATTGGCGTATAtgttaatgaaaaaaaaactgagATTCCTTAGTATGACTACTGGCATGTCATCTTATCATTCCGGCCCTTTTTGTGACATTATTGTGACACATTTATAACTTGAAGAGGAACTAGGTAATGCCTTATTGGTGGTTGACTGAAGAATGTAGATGTCACGAACTAGAACAGTATCATATTTGTAATAGCAAATGCCTAATTGCAAACACCTTTGGTAATCTCATCAGGTAATATTTATGGACCTTAAGGCTGCACTATTATACAAAAAAGTCACAGTTACAATGCACAGAAGTATCTATGATAGATTGCTTGGACACGAGTTTATCAGATTCCCTAAAGACTGGTCAGGAATTGATGGTGTCATTTTGAAAGACCCTAGATCAGAATGTTGGTTATCGGGGAAGTATTTACCTGAAAAAAAAATGCTGATAGCATGTATTTTGTGGCATATGGACTTCCTGGCAACGGGAActgctttttttttgtttgttaagTTGTTTTTCTCCCTTTGTCTAGTGAGATTGTTTGAAAAAAACAACCTGCTTATGACTACATTTTCAAAGACTATCCTACTTTTAAACATCTACCACCTGACTTCCCTACCAATGTTATGTCTCAGATTTATTACAGAACTAAAACCAAGAGATGAAGCAGtgctaaaaaatgaaatactaccAACTTAGAATGTCAACTCTATTATTGAAACTTGCAACTCATTTATCCTATCACATTTTTACATTTATGTTTGTTATTGAGCCCCCTCGTCGTCCACTCAGGCAATAAAATCAGTACCAATCACGGAACTAGCAGAAAATATCTAAATTCACATTTTCCTTTGTTTATATGAGATTATATCTGATTCTCCATATTCCACCGGCTTGTTTTCACCTCTCGaggattcattttcatttcaCTCAAAAGCCTCTCTATGTCTTGTACATCAGCTGTTACAAGATTACCATATGTCAGTTAAGTTGAAGGAGGAACAATGTGGGGTAGACAAACGTAGGAATCTTTTCATCATTCAAAGATGGAATTCGTCTTTTTCAAACTCTAATTAAACCTTGCTTGAATTTTCTTTATCTTCACACAAATATATGTAGGGTCCGTTACTGGTTGCATACTTTGCCTCTGCTAactttattgcattaaatgccATGGCTTGCAGTTTCATATGGTTTAGTACTAAGGACCAGCTGTGTGTTGTCCACATTCAGGAAATGTTATTAATACTCTTTTTGAATTAAATGCTATACATCTTGTGAAAACTTCAATGTGGGTACTAAGGACCAGTGGTGTGTTGTCCACATCgagtatataattcatgtacGTTTTATTACAAGCTTGTCAAGATACATGAATCCCAAGAAAATTGATAGATTTTGTATTTCAGTATGTCTTCTGAAGGTGGTAAGGTGCACTGTAGTTTCCGAATACCCAAACCATTTCTCTTGTTTATTTTGCTGATGTAGAAGAATACATGTTCCTGACAATGAAGTACAGTTGCTATATGAAAAtttagtttaaattttaaaataggaCCATATGCAGGTAGCATATTTAGGTATGAGTTATACTTAACTTCGGTTTTGTCATTATAAAGGACCAGTTCTGTTGCCAGGGAGCTGAGGTGCAAGAAGTTTTATGGTCCCGTGACATTGTCTTATCAAATTATATGGTGATATTTCTTAGTAATACCGCATAACATTTAATTCCACACCCTTGCTGTATGATTGATATGTGGTATGAGAAAACATATGATGACGTTCGAATTAGTATCATAATGTTCTGACTTTAATGGTTGTGAGTTCCGTGCTATACTTCATCGACATTGAAATGAAACGATCAATCTAGGACAGGGTCGTCAGAATCAGGAAATGCTAGACCACTCTCATCCATGAATTAGTTTGATATACATTGAATATAGTAGCTTTTGTATGACGTGCTCCAAAAAGCAGGAGGACCAGTGGAATTGCTTCTAGAAATGGTACGGTGCTTTTCTAAAGTCTTTAGTTGAAGGGATATCTCATAGCTGCCTACTTTTGCTATTGGCTCTTTTTCTTTATTGAATCCCAATATTGCAGAAGTTTGATAATTGTGACATGGCGATGAATGGGATGAAGTTACAGAATGGTGCAGGAACAATCCAATTAGAATTAACTAGGAATGAAAACTTTGGAACTTATGCTTGCTTTAAGAATGATGTTAAGATGTTAATGAACATGCTCATGCATCTCACCTTGTACTTGTAACTTGATACTGCAAGGAAATGGTACATGGATTGATATTTTCAGGTATGTAAATTTGATTCTGATGGTTTCTCTGTCATGGTGATAAGTTTCTTTGATGAAATCTGTTTTTAAACACACGACAGATATATAATTACATATTGACGATGGAGCAGAACAATAGTCAGAAGGCCATCTCATTCAGAAGCATATCGAGAGTAAGCTCATGATGGTAATTCTATGCTGTTATTTCCCTACAAATCTTTTGTCGATAAAATATGATTGTACAACATATGGAAGTGCGCTAACACGTATAATGTACAGCTAGGCGTTACAAAATTCAGAATGTTAGCAGTCGAGACGACGTGCATACTACAGAACAACAGGCAAAAGCTTTGTAAAAACTATGAGGAATGTAAGCATTTGAAACCATCCACGTCACCTCTTCCAAGAATGGCTCAATGACTTCGATGATCCTTCAAGAAGATCCATGACGTACATTCCCAACTCCTGTTCGGTGTACTTGATGTGCTTTTCGCCAATAGAATTGATGATCTTATTGACAAAGTTGCGGTACACTTGGATAACCGTCTTGGAAGATGCTATTGTCACATCTTCACGGAGTTGAGGATCCGGGACAACCCATCTTGTCTGGCTCTTGTACAGATCCTCAAAAGCAGCGTTGAACTCTTGGCATCTCGCCTTTAGAGCTGCCTTCCCGGTTTTCCCATCATCACGAAGAAAGGTTAGTAAAGAGCTCCACGTCGTTCTTTGGTAGTACACTGCATGCTGCCGGAACATCACAATGTGTTTTCTGATCCAATCATCCCCAAAGTATGGGCAGATTTTAGAATTCTTGATCTTCTCAACCATGTAGTGGATATTGTTCATCAAAAAAATATGCTTCAAAGAAGAATCTCTGTATAAACTCGATTTCTTGTCTAAGGCTGCTTCTAAAATCGATGTGAGTGACTGCAGGTACGCTGCCAAGGCACAAGAGGGATTGGGATCCACCCGGGCAACTGTGCTCCGCTCTTCATCTCTATGCTCTCTGTCGTGCTCTTCATCTTGAAGAAGGAAATGAAGCGTATCTTCGTATTCAGCGAAGCACAAGATATAGTTGATGAGGTACTTTGTTAAGTGGTGAATCCCTCCATTTTGGAAAGGGGTAGCGGAAGTGCATGTTGCAATGCGGTTTCCTAGCTCTTCGAGGATGGTTCGAACAGATTCTCCTAGTTGCGACAGAAGCTCGTGGAACTCGATCCTGATCAACGACTCCGCCTCTTGTGGGAACAGAGCATCCAAATCCGGGATGAGATCAGCTAAAACCTCGTACATATCGAGCAAGCAGAAGAGCCATTCGGGCTTGTGGGGTCCAATCAAAACAGCGTGGCCGAAATTCAAGAGACAGAAGAGAGGCCCCCTTGAAGCCTCGAGCAAGCAAGCTGAGCTGACATGGCCGTATTCTCCGAGAACTTGGTCAAACAGCCGTTTGGCACTGCCAAGATAGACACCGATGATTCTCCTCATCGCCACACGCCATTTCCTGATTTTCGAGTTCATCTGCTTCCACTCCATCTGCTTCACGTCTTCGATGCTTAGCTGCTCCACGCAGAGGATCATCGAGTGCTCCGCGAATACATCCTTCCAGAAGGCGGTGAAGGCCAGGCAGAACTCTGGAGCATAGCCCGAGGAGAACATCGTATCCGCGATGGACTTGACTTGAGGGACAACGTCCGGGTGGATCAGATCCATCGCGCAATCCTCAGTCTCCGAGCTGCTACGTCCCTTGAGAGAAGCGTCCTCAGCCGAATCATCGTCGTTGGAGATGACAGACTCCTCGTATATCGGATGCACCTCGAAAACCGGGAGCGAGGACGCGTACTCGTGCTCGAAGCACTGCCTGTTCTGCACAAGTATGTGGATCAGCTCATTCTGGAGCCTGTCCATAGCCATATACAGAGTAGTTTTTGCTTGATCAAGAACTCCCTTACTCGTCCGATTCAGCGCCATACCTTCAAGAGACTCGGTCAATCCCTGCACCTCGCGGACCGCTTGCAAGTATTCCAAGATTATCACAGGGCCGGAAGCCCAGATCCTCGAGTAGCTCAAGTGCAGAGAGGTGATGGTTTGGTGGGACGTGATGAGCCTCGTCTCGATATCTTTGATGTTCTCTGCCTGATCATCATTGAGCTTGATCACCGTGGACAAACGGAGGCCGAGCTCGTCTAGAATCCCCCCCGCATCGTTGCCTATGACCCTTGTTGCTTGAAGGGCCTTCAGCAGGTGATACGACGCAGCAACGAGGTGGCGTTCGGCTTCCGTGATGTTTGCCATCGGTCGTTCTTGATCGGAGAGCAAAGATTCAATCTTTTGTTGATGGGAGAATCAAGGATTTTGAAGAGACTTGTGCAAGAGAAGAATCAGAGAATCTAGATGATTTTGCAGTGAATTGAAGGCATCATTCTCTTGATGATCAGCAACAAATACTTGTATAATCATGAGCAGAAATGGAAATAAACAAAGGGGGATTGATTTTGATGAAGATACAAAAATGGAGAAAATTTATAACGCGTTTTAGCAACACAGGGGGAGAAGATATTGTAAACTGAACTATCAAGTGAAGGGGAAGAAGCAAGTGAGGTTGAAATTTGAGCGGGGAAGAGAAAATGAGGTTGTTTGGGATTGGTAcatgtattttatttacaaccACTTCTCTCTACATTAATTGTTTGTCAAAGACTCAACTTTgattattttctttctcttttctctccatTTTTATTGGtgatttttctccttttctttttctcttttctcccCATTTTATTGGTGTTTTTCCAACATTTACAATTTTTAATGACTCTTGACTTTGACTTGTTAATTAATGTTTTAATATTCGGACATGTCAATTTCTGTACGGTCAAAGGTTAAGATCCATGTTTTTTTGCCCAGGTTCAGGCATCTGTCTTAATATTAATACGGTAGAGTGGTAATTCGAGTGTTTTATGGTGcactatttaaatttaaatttttgtctGCCCAAGAAAAACTCTATTCATCATGTTAGGATCATCGACGGCaaattagtttgatattgttcCGTTTGGACCGAGTCCATATGGATTTGTTTTTGAGTTTCTCCTAAGAGTATCCACAGTAGGGGAACCGCGGCTCCCGGGCAGGGGGTGGCTAGGCTGCGGCTCCCGAGAGCCGCGGCGCCCGCCCaactttgaattttttattttttttaattcgattttttttataaatacctcattccacacattttcacatcacacacattttacaccctaagttttcattctctacaaTTTTTATAATCTcaaaatgcaaggtggagatgaTAATTCCTCCGGCTATGGAGAATCGGGATACAACAACTTTCCACCTCCTCAACCATGGAGATCGAGTCCCGCcattaaaatataccaaaaatgaaaataaaataattaatatgtgGCTTGGGCTTGTCCACTATTAGGGTGGACAAGTTTTTTTGTGGCCTGGCCAAGTTTCTTGCCCTTGGCCAAGTTTTTGTGGCTTGGGCAGGGCCATGGGCTTTTCtattgtggacaccctaaaggcctcaaactaactAATGCAAAATTCAATCCAGTTAAATCACCATAGAACCCCGTCGCCAAATCTtgatccgccgccgccgcctagTTCGCTCAATCTTAGGTATATATCGATATAcatagggggtgttcggtttgcaaaatTGTATCTCGGGATTAAAttagtagtgtgtttggttcatgagatttagTCCTCcaactcaatcctaaatggATAATCATAGGAGAATTAGTCAcagctaaccccctat from Salvia splendens isolate huo1 chromosome 9, SspV2, whole genome shotgun sequence includes:
- the LOC121748141 gene encoding exocyst complex component EXO70E2-like, with product MANITEAERHLVAASYHLLKALQATRVIGNDAGGILDELGLRLSTVIKLNDDQAENIKDIETRLITSHQTITSLHLSYSRIWASGPVIILEYLQAVREVQGLTESLEGMALNRTSKGVLDQAKTTLYMAMDRLQNELIHILVQNRQCFEHEYASSLPVFEVHPIYEESVISNDDDSAEDASLKGRSSSETEDCAMDLIHPDVVPQVKSIADTMFSSGYAPEFCLAFTAFWKDVFAEHSMILCVEQLSIEDVKQMEWKQMNSKIRKWRVAMRRIIGVYLGSAKRLFDQVLGEYGHVSSACLLEASRGPLFCLLNFGHAVLIGPHKPEWLFCLLDMYEVLADLIPDLDALFPQEAESLIRIEFHELLSQLGESVRTILEELGNRIATCTSATPFQNGGIHHLTKYLINYILCFAEYEDTLHFLLQDEEHDREHRDEERSTVARVDPNPSCALAAYLQSLTSILEAALDKKSSLYRDSSLKHIFLMNNIHYMVEKIKNSKICPYFGDDWIRKHIVMFRQHAVYYQRTTWSSLLTFLRDDGKTGKAALKARCQEFNAAFEDLYKSQTRWVVPDPQLREDVTIASSKTVIQVYRNFVNKIINSIGEKHIKYTEQELGMYVMDLLEGSSKSLSHSWKR